The proteins below are encoded in one region of Clostridium estertheticum:
- a CDS encoding HD domain-containing protein: MSLYRIKQFYRSIVAKLNDKDVDFLKTYLKTYELQLFNKLPTYEQKHCINVARDVETNCNKRKLQSFKLIKVALLHDIGKIYSTMNPIDKAIMVILHKITNGKIRAFNKFKNVNMYYNHGEIGCNLLKQYGYDDRFLFLIKNHHNNSIIDDIELNILKECDNKN, from the coding sequence TTGTCACTATATAGAATAAAGCAGTTTTACAGATCAATAGTTGCTAAACTTAATGATAAAGATGTAGATTTCCTAAAAACTTATTTAAAAACTTATGAATTACAGTTATTTAATAAATTACCTACATATGAACAAAAGCATTGCATAAATGTAGCTAGAGATGTAGAAACAAATTGTAACAAAAGAAAATTACAATCATTTAAATTGATAAAAGTTGCATTGTTACATGATATAGGTAAGATATATAGTACAATGAATCCAATAGATAAAGCTATAATGGTTATATTGCATAAAATAACAAATGGAAAAATTAGAGCATTTAACAAATTTAAAAATGTTAATATGTATTATAATCATGGAGAGATAGGATGTAATTTATTGAAACAATATGGGTATGATGATAGATTTTTATTTTTAATAAAAAATCATCATAACAATAGTATAATAGACGATATAGAATTGAATATATTAAAGGAATGTGATAATAAAAATTAA